GAACAGCCCCAACTGGCCACCTGCATGGGCTACCACCTGCAATGGCTCAAATGCCGCACATTAATGTGCAGCGCCGCGATCGCCACCGGCGCGGGCATCATGCTGGCGTATTACACCAGCTACGTTAGCCCCGACTACCTGCTGTCTTCGGAAACCTTTCTGATCTGGAGTATGGTGATGATCGGCGGCATCGGCAACGTGGCCGGCGTATTGCTGGGCGTGCTGCTGGTGGAGTGCCTCTACACCTTTATTCCCTTCGCCAAAGACATTTTCAATATCAGTTCCGATATTACCGGCGCGCTGCGTCTGGGCGCCGTGGGCGTCATTCTGCTGGCCTGCCTGCTGGGCCGCGCCGGCGGTCTGTTGCCTGAACGACTAAGGAGAATACCGTCATGACACCACTGATGCAGGCCGACGCCGTCAGCAAGGCTTTCGGCGGCAACCGGGTACTGGAAGGCGTGACCTTCACTCTGCAGCGGGGGGAGATCCTCGGTTTGCTGGGGCCCAACGGATCGGGTAAAAGCACGTTGCTCAACGCGATCTCCGGTTTTACCCCCATCGACGGCGGCGCCATCCGGGTGGATGGACGGCGCATCGACCGGCTTCCCACCTACCGCATTATCAACGCCGGCGTAGCCAGAACCTTTCAACTTCCGGCGATGCCGGAAAAAATGACCGTCATGGAAGTGGTGATGGCCGCCGGAACCCGGCACCATGGCTTCTGGAGCAGTCTGCTGTCTCTGCCCGCCGCCCGGCGGGCCGAACGGGAAGACAAACAGAAAGCCCGGGCGCTGCTTGACGAACTGTTGCTGACCAAGGTTCGCGATCTGCCCGCCGCCGCGCTGTCGGGCGGACAAAAGAAACTGTTGGGCATCGCCTGCGCGCTGATGGGCGAACCGCAGATCCTGATGCTGGATGAGCCGATGGCGGGCGTGCATCCCAATCTGCGGCGCGACATTGTGGAAACGCTGCTGCGGCTGCAACGGGACGGGCTATCGCTGATGATTATCGAGCACGATATGCATTTCATTCGCGAACTCTGCCAACGCTGCATCGTATTGGACCGGGGCAAGATTGTCGCCGACTGCCGCCCCAATGAGCTGGCCGATAACCAACAGGTGCTGGATGCCTATCTTGGCCGCAGCACGCCGCTTTCATTACAGGAGGCCGTATGATCAGACTGCATGAGGTGTTCGCCGGCTACACGCCCGGCATCGATATCCTGCAAGGGATTTCCCTGCGGGTTGATAATGCGGAAATCGTCACGTTGCTGGGTCCGAACGGCTGCGGCAAATCCACCCTGCTTAAATGCATCGCCGGTTATCTGCGCCCGCGCAGCGGACAGATCGTGCTGGACGATCGGGACGTCGGCCAGATCCCCATTCACCGGAAGGTGCGTGAGTGCTCGCTGGGGTTTGTGCCGCAAACCGATAACGTCTTTAACAACTTGACCATCAAGGAAAATCTGCAGATCGGCGGGCAATTTTTGCCGGACGGTCAACGCCGCCAGCGCATGGAAGAGCTGTGTGAGCGTTACCCGCTATTGCGCAAAAAGTGGCGCGCCATGGCCTCGGCGCTCTCCGGCGGGGAACGGCAGATACTGGCGCTGACCCGCGCCCTGATGCCGAAACCGTCGACGCTGCTGCTGGACGAGCCTTCCGCCGGGCTGTCGCCGAAAATGCTCTCAGACGTGTTCGCGGCGATCCAGGATATCCGGCGACAGGAGAAGGTGGCGATCCTGATGGTGGAACAGAACGCCATGGAAGCGCTGCACATTTCAGACCGCGCTTACGTGCTAGCGCTGGGCAAGGTGGCGCTTACCGGCAACGCCGGCGAGCTGCTGGACGATCCGCGCATGCGCGAACTGTACCTGGGCGGCCGGGCGGCCTGACAATCGCCGATAATGGCCCCCCTCAAGTCCCTATATTTGTGTATAAGAGACAACCCCTGTGAAGGGGAAGATCGGGGCGGGGTCAGAATCAAAAAATTAGTGGATTGCTCCCGGCGGGACATCTTTATATGCATTGACGTAGGCATTAAAGATTTTCTTCAATAGATTACGCATTCTGTTCACCTTGACTCATTACGTTGTAAGATTGTTACTCCAAGGTGAATAATTGTACGATTTGCCATCATCGCACGCAAGTTTTTTGTGACGCGCATCACAAAAAATACAGATTTTACGACAAGGCGCCATCCCACATGCCAATAGCGGCAAACCGGTATCCTCACGCCATTGATTGTTGAATGTTTTTGTTGCGAATAGTTACCGGAGTGTTGAACAACAAATTAGCACACTATGTTATGCTCGTAGCACGAGATGAATTACCCGTAATCTTACGGTGTTTGTTGATATTCATACGCGATGAATTTCATCAAATTACTTTCTGACGCTTAATTTCACCATTGGCAACCCGCTTACAAAGGCTCGCCCCGCACACCATGGAAACCTGGAAACTTAATCTATTCTCGGCCTGGCTGGGATGTTTTTTTACCGGCTTGGCCATGAGTCAGATATTGCCCTTTCTGCCGCTGTACATCGAGCAACTTGGCGTACATTCACATGAGTCATTAAGTCTCTGGTCTGGCGTTATCTTCAGTTCCTCATTTCTGGTTTCTGCGATTGTCGCACCGTTATGGGGAAGTCTGGCCGACCGAAAAGGGCGCAAACTGATGCTGCTGCGCGCGGCGCTTGGCATGTCCATCGTCATGGCGCTGCAAGGCTTTGCCACCAACGTATGGCAGCTATTTTTTCTACGTTCCATGATGGGGCTGACGTCAGGTTTTATCCCTAACGCCATGGCGCTGATCGCCTCGCAGGTACCGCGCGAAAAGAGCGGCTGGGCGCTGGGAACCTTGTCTACCGGACAGATTTCCGGGGTGATTCTCGGCCCGCTGTTGGGCGGATTTATGGCCGACTATATCGGCCTGCGCATCGTCTTTTTCGTGACGGCCGGCATGTTGTTCACCAGCTTTTTGATTACGCTTTTTGCGATAAAAGAAAGCGTCGTCAAAGTCAGTAAAGCGGATCGCCTGAGCGGTAAAGCGGTGTTTACCACCCTGCCCTACCCGATGTTGATCGTGGGGCTGTTTATCACCACCATGATGATCCAACTGGCAAACGGCTCCATCAACCCGATTCTGACGCTGTTCATCCGCGACCTTGCACCCGACAGTAATAATATCGCCTTTATCAGCGGCGTTATCGCCTCCGTTCCCGGCGTATCGGCCCTGTTGGCCGCCCCTCGCCTCGGCCGACTGGGCGATCGCATCGGCGCGCACCGCATACTGATCGCCGCCCTGGCGTTCAGCGTGGTGTTATTCTGTTTGATGTCGGTAATCCAAACGCCAACCCAGCTTGGCATACTGCGCTTTATGCTGGGATTTGCCGATGGCGCGCTGATGCCCGCGGTACAGTCGCTGCTGGTAAAATACAGCAGCCAACAGGTAACCGGCCGCATCTTTGGCTATAATCAGTCATTCATGTATTTGGGCAACGTCGCCGGTCCGTTAATCGGCTCAAGCGTTTCAGCCATGGCGGGCTTCCGCTGGGTCTTTCTGACAACCGCGTTTCTGGTGTTGTGCAACGCCATACAAATCGCATTAAATTTCCGTCAGATCGCCAAAAAACCTTGAACAGACCCGTCATACCGCTCGCTTAAGCCCGGTATGACTCATCTCTTCGCGTCGCGCCCCGGCCAACCATCACCGGCGCTTAAAACGTTTGCGCATTTATTGGGGAAACGCGCTGATGAGCTGCCCCCTCATCCTGTCCGCCCCTCGCCTCCCGCCCTTGAAACAGGCGGCGGCATTATCAAAAACGCTGGAATTTCATAAAGATCGGGCTGAATCCCCGTACTGTGGCGGCCTAGCGATCGTCACGTAAATGACACACCCGTTATTTAAGCTCCAGTGATTTTCATAATCAAAAGCGCCCGCGCCCAATAGATGCTGGACGACGGGTACACACAAGAGTGAATAAGATGAAACATAATGTATTACCGCTATTGCTAGCCGGACTGGTTCCGTTAAACGCCCTGGCCGATGGTGAAAAAGTCACCCGCTATGTCGTTACTTTTCCCTCTGGAGAGCGTGTCGTTTATCAGGGGAAATTTGCCGGTAATTTTCCCAACGGTTTACCGATAGGGATTGGTTCCGGTCTCCATTTTGCGGGTAAACAGGGCGACGACCTGCTGTTTACCACGCTGACCGATCGCGGCCCCAACACCGATGCGCCGCTGGTGGGAAATAAAGAAGCCAAGATCTTCGCCAACCCGGATTTCACCCCGTTGGTGATGGATATCAAAGTCAGCGCCACGCAAGCGCAGGCTATCAATCCGCGCCCGTTGCATGACGAACATGGGCCGGTGAATGGTCTGCCGTTACCGGGCGATTTAATCGGTACAACCAACGAAGTGGCGTTAAATGACGCGCTGCTTCCCCTTAACACCAGTAAACGCGGTCTGGATACCGAAGGGATCACGCCGGATGGCAAAGGCGGTTTCTGGCTGTGCGATGAATACGGTCCGTTCCTGATCCATATTGATGCGCAAGGGAAAATTCTGAAAAAATTCGGCCCGACGCCGGCTGGCGGCGAACAGTCCGTCGCCACCGGTCTGCCCAATATCATCAAATGGCGTCAGCCCAACCGTGGCTTTGAGGGATTGACCCGGCTACCGAACGGCACTCTGGTTATGGCGCTGCAAAGCACGCTGGATATTAATGAAAAAAGTAAGAACAAAGCACGCTTCACCCGTCTGGTGATGTTCAACCCGGAAACCGGCGCCAGCCGCATGGTGGGCTACCCCATCAATTTCGACAGTTATAAGAAAGCCAAAGATGCCAAAATCGGCGATATTGTCGCGCTAGATAATCAACGCATCCTGTTGGTCGAACAGGGCGAAGATAAAGACCAGCAAATACAAAACCGCATTTATCTGGTGGATTTAAGCCACGCCACCGATCTGACGCCGTTTGACGCGGACGGCAAATCGCCGGAATTCGACGATCGCGAACGGTTGGAAAAACGCGGCATTCGCCTGGCGCAAAAACAGGAACTGGTCGATCTGCGCAAACTGGGTTGGCGGCAGGAAAAGGTTGAAGGTTTGGCTATTGTCGATGGACAAACGCTGGCCATCATCAACGATAACGATTTCGGCCTGCACGCCGTGCTGAAATCTCCGCTGAAAGCAAAAGACAAAGCCGACGATTATCAGGTCAGCAAGGACGGCAAACTCACTAGGGATGGCAAAGCCACCGACGCCACGCTGGAGATCGTTCCGTTGCAAAAGCCGGCGTCTGACAATGAACTGTGGCTGATTAAACTGGATCGTCCTTTGCCGTAACAGAATGACAACAGGTGCTGCCACAAGCAGCGATTTTTATGCCCCTCACTAATAACCTGATGGTTTATATACAAATGTTGTATAAAAACCTCAATCCGCTGGTGATGACCTTACGGCAGCAGTAGGATCAATGCGATTTTTCTATCGTCAAACGAAGGAGGTTAAGGTGTACAAGGCGTATGACAGATACAGGAATCCACTCGATGCCGGTTACCGCGTGATGCAAAGCGATTCTCGACTGGTGGGAACCATTGCGGCTATTCATACAGAAAATCTGAAACGTGAAGAAGTCCGCCGTTCAAAATGTGTCGAGTTGAAAGGGGTTAAAGGGTATTTCGCCCCGCAAGAACTGATGTGTCTTAGCCGAGCCTGATTCTTAGGATGCGTGGTTTTGTAACGCGCGGTTTTATGATGCAGTGTTTTTGTATATTCGGGCGTCGTCTTGTCGCCCGATATTGTGTTTCTGACCTGGCCTTTCTTATGCCGCCCCAGCCAATCTCTTCATTCAGGTGCGTTCAAACCAATCGCTGTTCTGTTCCGCAATCGGCGTAATCGAGTAAATCATCTCCTGCAGATGCTCGCGCATGGCTTTTTCAGCCGCATCGGGATCGCGGTTTTTCAATCCGTCAAAAATAAGATAATGCTGCTGAATCAGATTCTGTGGCGGGGAAACCTGACCCAGGCTGAGGAAACGCACCCTGTCCATTGTCGCCTTAATTGACTCGATGGTTTCCCAGGCCAGCGAACACTTTGCAATCTGGGTCAAAAACTGATGAAAACTGTCATCAAGACTCAGAAACTCGCGTATCTGTTCATTCTGTGCGGCCAGCTCCTGACGGCGCAGATTATGTTCCAGCGACAGCAGTTGCTCATCGGTGACCTGCTTGGCGGCGCGGCGCACAATCGCACACTCCAGCGCCTGACGGATGAAGCGCGCATCCGCCACCCGCTGTTCGGAAATTTTCATCACAAAGGTGCCGCGCTGCGGCAATATCTGCACCAGTCCGGACTCAGCCAGCTTGATAAACGCCTCCCTGACCGGCTGGCGGGACACCTCGAAACGCGTTGATATTTCTTTTTCAGACAGCAGCTTACCCGGAGGAATATTGCATTCCACGATGTCTTTACGCAGTACGCGATAAATTTGCTGATTTACAGGCTCATTGTTGTTGATTTGAAAAGAGTTATCCATTCAGCCGTTTTCTACCCGAGATATTTGCCGATTATGATACATGTTTCACGCTTATCGCCCTAGGTGTAATTGTTGCAAAAATACGGATGTCCAGATACATCCGACGGATAAAAATAGGATAGAAACAGGATAAAAAGCACGGTCAGTTAATAACTCGTGCTTTTCCAGAATTGCGGTGTGGATTAGCGAGGTATCGCATTTAACGTCGCGCGAGTTCCCTTTTCCACCAAGGCCAGATAAAACGGCGTAACGGTTTGAATAAAAGTCTGATTATTAGGCAGATCCTGACCAAAAATCGCAGACAAAGAGAGCAATGCCGTCACGCGGTCTTCCCCTTCATTGCTTCGTTGCACCGTTTCGGCTATCAACGCCTGCAACGGATCGCTGATTTCAATCGGTTGCCCTTGTTCATCAACCCCGCCGACATAGCGCATCCAACCCGCCACGCCTAACGCCAGCATGTCAAAGCGGCTGTCATGAGCCAGATGCCAGCGAATGGAATCCAGCATACGCTGCGGCAATTTCTGCGAACCGTCCATCGCTATCTGCCAGGTACGGTGTTTTAAGGCCCGATTACGGTAACGCGCCAGTAAGGCATCCGCATAAGCGGCAAGATCAACGCCCTGAACACGCAGCGTAGGCGCCTGCTCCTGTAGCATTAAGCGATGCGCCGCCGCCACCAGGTCATCATCCTGCATACACTCACTGATGTATTGATAGCCGGACAGATAACCCAGATAGGCCAGAAATGAGTGGCTGCCATTGAGCATTCTCAGCTTCATCTCTTCAAACGGCAGCACATCCTGTACCAGTTCGGCCCCGGCTTTTTCCCACTCAGGACGGCCATTCACAAAGTTATCTTCAATAACCCATTGAAAAAACGGTTCACAGGCAACGCCGGCCGGGTCGACGACACCCAGTTGATTATGAATAGTCTCCAGCGTCTCTGGCGTGATAGCCGGAACGATCCGATCAACCATCGTCGACGGGAAAGTGATGTTCTGTTCAATCCAGCGCGCTAACTCGATATCCTGCTGCTCAGCCAATTGCACAATCACGTTGCGGGTAACGTGACCATTTTCCGGCATGTTGTCGCAGGACATCACGCTGAACGGACGCAACTGATGTTCCCGCCTGCGTTTAATGGCAGCCAGAATCACGCCGGGCAGGGAACGCGGCTGGTCAGGAGACGATAAGTCATGGCTAATCAGCGGATGTTCGGTATTTAACTGCCCGCTTGCAGGATGATGGCAATAGCCCTTTTCAGTCACGGTAATTGACACGATGGCAATATCTGGCGCGCTCAAGGCTTCCAGCACCGCATCAATGCCGTCGACTTCAGCATGCAGCGCGGATGTCGCCACTCCCACAATCCGGCTCTGCCATCCGCTATCGGCCATTTCCGATACCGACCAGAGAAGATCTTGCTGGCGAATATCGTTGATTTGCTGCTCGCCGCCGACCAGATTGATCTCGCAATAGCCCCAGTCGCTATTATATTCCGACGCCAGCTTATCGGCGCAAACCGCCTGATGCGCCCGGTGAAACGCGCCGAAACCAATATGGGCGATACGTGTTTTCAAAGCGCCGCGGTTATATTTTGGGCCGCGGTTATATTTTGGAATGATAACCTGTGGTTTCAGCAGGCTAAATTCAGTAATGTTCATTTTTCCGACCTTGATTTTAAAGATATTGAGGTAGTGACCCTCTATCAAATAAATTCAGAGAGATAGCTGTCCGTTCTCTCTCTCTCTGAATATTTATTATGCGGCATCCTCCAGATCGCCCAAATCGCGATCTTTTACTTCCGGCATGCAAATGGCTGCGAATAAACCGACCAGTGAATAGACGATTAACATAACCGCGATTGGCCACCAGGATCCTGTCATATTACAGAAGATACCGGCCAATACCGGACCGAATCCGACGGCAACCAAGCCGCCGGCTTCTTTGGCGATGGCCATTTGCGTGAAACGATCCCGTGCGCCGAAAATTTCCGCCATGGTAATATTTTCGAGCGCAAACAAACCTAATACGGCAACGTTGTGAATAACAATAATGCAGAGGATTATCGTGCTGACCGCGACATTTTTATCCACAATGATCGACAGCATTGGGTAAGCCAGAATTATCGCGGAAATGTTGATAATAATATAAGGAATCCGCCGCCCAACCTTATCAGAGAGCCACCCCAGTAACGGTATGGTAATAAAACCGATGACGGAACTGATCATTAGCGCATCCGTCGGAATCGCTTTTTCAAACAATAACGTCTGGACTAAATAACCGGCCAGGAATGTTTGAATAAGACCTGAATTGCCGGCTTGACCAAACCGTAGCCCGGTAGCCAGCCAGAAAGACTTACCCTTGAACATGCTTAATATTGATTTACTGGCAATAACAGGCGCTTGAGTCGACGACGCGTCATCACCGGTTTCATTAACTTCTTCAAAGACAGGGCTTTCTTTAAGGTTCATCCTTAACCATATGGCAAAGAACATGACGACCACGCTACACAGGAAAGGCACGCGCCAGCCCCATGCGAGTAATTGTTCTTTGTCGAGCAGGAAAAACATAATCGCCCAGATCGCCGTCGCACTAAGCGTTCCGCAATTGGTGCCCATGGCAACCAGAGAGGAAATAATCCCGCGTTTTCCTTTCGGCGAATATTCCGCCAGCATGGTGCCCGCGCCGGATATTTCAGCCCCTGCGCCCAATCCCTGAACGATGCGTAACGTCACCAACAAGATGGGGGCAAAAATGCCAATCTGGGCATAAGTGGGTAAAACGCCGATTAGCGTCGTACAAATCCCCATCATCGTAATAGTAATAAAGAGGACTTTCTTCCTTCCTACTTTGTCCCCCATTCTGCCGAAAATAAATGCGCCGACAATACGCGCGATATATCCCGCGCCATAGGTTCCCATTGCCAGAATCAAGGCCATGGCCGCGGATTGTTCCGGGAAAAATATTTCATGAAAAACTAATGCTGCTCCTAGCGAGTACAACTGAAAGTCCATAAATTCCAAAGCGGTTCCTAACCATCCGGATACAGCCGCTTTTACTAAATCAGTGGTGCTCCGCTCAGGTTTATTCGGCCTGGACTCTACTTGTTTATTGTTCATATTTATACTCTCTACGATTTGTAGTTAGCGTATAGCACCGTACCAGATAACGGTTTATAAGTGTGCTATACCTTTATCCAGGTCTTAAAAATAAGACCTGGATAAATACAGAAGAAGATAGTTGTTATAAAAACACCCGGTGTTGTTTAAATTAGTCGGCATCCCCCTTTAAATAAATCGCATCAACATGATAAACCGCTATTTATTAAAAAATTCACTCATCAAATTCCAGTAACACCTTACAACAGCTTTTTTGATCCTTTTCGAATACCTCAATTGCGCTAACGACCTGCTCATAATCAAATTGATGAGTGATTAATTTTGCCGGATCGATCTTTTTCTGTTGCAGCCATTCAATAACCATCGGAAATTTATTTGCATTGAGCCTTGAAGAGAAAATAGAAAGTTCTTTACTGGTAATACCCTGTTGGCTTATATGGCAAGGCTCGTTGGAAAACCCCATAATCGCGATGCGGGCCGCTGGCGAGGCGATGGTGATCGCTTCTTGTAAGATTGCCGGATGACAGGCTGCGTCAATAATCAGCGTGGGCTTAATATTCAGCTTGTCTAATTCATCCTTCAATGACAGAGACGCGTTATTAATCACCTTGGTTGCGCCACAATGCTGCGCCATCGTTAAACGTTCGGGAATGCGGTCAACGACAATCACCTCTTTAACCTGATATACCCCTTTCAGCACCTGAACGGATGTCAATCCCATCGGTCCGGCGCCATAAATCAGGGCAACATCTTGTTCAGTTGGTTTGATTTGGGCCGTCACATTTGCTGAGATAGTAAAAGGCTCCACCATCACCGCAAATTCATCAGGGATCTCATCCGGAATCAGATAGGCGTTTTTAGCCGGCACCGCGGCATAATCGCTAAATCCGCCATCACGATGCACGCCTAATACGACCAGAGAGCTACATACGTTCGGTCTGCCAATAGAACAGGGATAGCAGTGCCCGCAACTGACAACCGGATCAACCGACACCCTTTCACCGATACGTGAACCATCAACGCCCTCGCCGACGGCATCAATAATGCCGAAGAATTCGTGACCAATGACGCGAGGGTATCTGGCAAAAGGATTATGCCCCCGATAAATATGGCTATCCGACCCGCAAATTCCGGCTAATTTCACCTTGACTCTGACTTCGCCGCTGGCTGGCTGAGGAATATCTCGATCCTCAATCACTAAATCATTCGGCTGTTTTATCACAATGCTTTTCATATTTTTACCTCTGTCACCAATTCCACAGCGTGCCGTCTTCCAGACGCGCCACCGGCAAATAGGCGGGTTCATAGGGATATTTGGCCGCCAGCTTTTCATCAAACTCAATGCCCAGTCCGGGCTTA
This window of the Brenneria goodwinii genome carries:
- a CDS encoding ABC transporter ATP-binding protein translates to MTPLMQADAVSKAFGGNRVLEGVTFTLQRGEILGLLGPNGSGKSTLLNAISGFTPIDGGAIRVDGRRIDRLPTYRIINAGVARTFQLPAMPEKMTVMEVVMAAGTRHHGFWSSLLSLPAARRAEREDKQKARALLDELLLTKVRDLPAAALSGGQKKLLGIACALMGEPQILMLDEPMAGVHPNLRRDIVETLLRLQRDGLSLMIIEHDMHFIRELCQRCIVLDRGKIVADCRPNELADNQQVLDAYLGRSTPLSLQEAV
- a CDS encoding ABC transporter ATP-binding protein, with amino-acid sequence MIRLHEVFAGYTPGIDILQGISLRVDNAEIVTLLGPNGCGKSTLLKCIAGYLRPRSGQIVLDDRDVGQIPIHRKVRECSLGFVPQTDNVFNNLTIKENLQIGGQFLPDGQRRQRMEELCERYPLLRKKWRAMASALSGGERQILALTRALMPKPSTLLLDEPSAGLSPKMLSDVFAAIQDIRRQEKVAILMVEQNAMEALHISDRAYVLALGKVALTGNAGELLDDPRMRELYLGGRAA
- the azuC gene encoding stress response protein AzuC codes for the protein MRNLLKKIFNAYVNAYKDVPPGAIH
- a CDS encoding multidrug efflux MFS transporter, producing the protein METWKLNLFSAWLGCFFTGLAMSQILPFLPLYIEQLGVHSHESLSLWSGVIFSSSFLVSAIVAPLWGSLADRKGRKLMLLRAALGMSIVMALQGFATNVWQLFFLRSMMGLTSGFIPNAMALIASQVPREKSGWALGTLSTGQISGVILGPLLGGFMADYIGLRIVFFVTAGMLFTSFLITLFAIKESVVKVSKADRLSGKAVFTTLPYPMLIVGLFITTMMIQLANGSINPILTLFIRDLAPDSNNIAFISGVIASVPGVSALLAAPRLGRLGDRIGAHRILIAALAFSVVLFCLMSVIQTPTQLGILRFMLGFADGALMPAVQSLLVKYSSQQVTGRIFGYNQSFMYLGNVAGPLIGSSVSAMAGFRWVFLTTAFLVLCNAIQIALNFRQIAKKP
- a CDS encoding esterase-like activity of phytase family protein — translated: MKHNVLPLLLAGLVPLNALADGEKVTRYVVTFPSGERVVYQGKFAGNFPNGLPIGIGSGLHFAGKQGDDLLFTTLTDRGPNTDAPLVGNKEAKIFANPDFTPLVMDIKVSATQAQAINPRPLHDEHGPVNGLPLPGDLIGTTNEVALNDALLPLNTSKRGLDTEGITPDGKGGFWLCDEYGPFLIHIDAQGKILKKFGPTPAGGEQSVATGLPNIIKWRQPNRGFEGLTRLPNGTLVMALQSTLDINEKSKNKARFTRLVMFNPETGASRMVGYPINFDSYKKAKDAKIGDIVALDNQRILLVEQGEDKDQQIQNRIYLVDLSHATDLTPFDADGKSPEFDDRERLEKRGIRLAQKQELVDLRKLGWRQEKVEGLAIVDGQTLAIINDNDFGLHAVLKSPLKAKDKADDYQVSKDGKLTRDGKATDATLEIVPLQKPASDNELWLIKLDRPLP
- the ydfZ gene encoding putative selenium delivery protein YdfZ, which gives rise to MYKAYDRYRNPLDAGYRVMQSDSRLVGTIAAIHTENLKREEVRRSKCVELKGVKGYFAPQELMCLSRA
- a CDS encoding GntR family transcriptional regulator is translated as MDNSFQINNNEPVNQQIYRVLRKDIVECNIPPGKLLSEKEISTRFEVSRQPVREAFIKLAESGLVQILPQRGTFVMKISEQRVADARFIRQALECAIVRRAAKQVTDEQLLSLEHNLRRQELAAQNEQIREFLSLDDSFHQFLTQIAKCSLAWETIESIKATMDRVRFLSLGQVSPPQNLIQQHYLIFDGLKNRDPDAAEKAMREHLQEMIYSITPIAEQNSDWFERT
- a CDS encoding mannitol dehydrogenase family protein; translated protein: MNITEFSLLKPQVIIPKYNRGPKYNRGALKTRIAHIGFGAFHRAHQAVCADKLASEYNSDWGYCEINLVGGEQQINDIRQQDLLWSVSEMADSGWQSRIVGVATSALHAEVDGIDAVLEALSAPDIAIVSITVTEKGYCHHPASGQLNTEHPLISHDLSSPDQPRSLPGVILAAIKRRREHQLRPFSVMSCDNMPENGHVTRNVIVQLAEQQDIELARWIEQNITFPSTMVDRIVPAITPETLETIHNQLGVVDPAGVACEPFFQWVIEDNFVNGRPEWEKAGAELVQDVLPFEEMKLRMLNGSHSFLAYLGYLSGYQYISECMQDDDLVAAAHRLMLQEQAPTLRVQGVDLAAYADALLARYRNRALKHRTWQIAMDGSQKLPQRMLDSIRWHLAHDSRFDMLALGVAGWMRYVGGVDEQGQPIEISDPLQALIAETVQRSNEGEDRVTALLSLSAIFGQDLPNNQTFIQTVTPFYLALVEKGTRATLNAIPR
- a CDS encoding MFS transporter produces the protein MNNKQVESRPNKPERSTTDLVKAAVSGWLGTALEFMDFQLYSLGAALVFHEIFFPEQSAAMALILAMGTYGAGYIARIVGAFIFGRMGDKVGRKKVLFITITMMGICTTLIGVLPTYAQIGIFAPILLVTLRIVQGLGAGAEISGAGTMLAEYSPKGKRGIISSLVAMGTNCGTLSATAIWAIMFFLLDKEQLLAWGWRVPFLCSVVVMFFAIWLRMNLKESPVFEEVNETGDDASSTQAPVIASKSILSMFKGKSFWLATGLRFGQAGNSGLIQTFLAGYLVQTLLFEKAIPTDALMISSVIGFITIPLLGWLSDKVGRRIPYIIINISAIILAYPMLSIIVDKNVAVSTIILCIIVIHNVAVLGLFALENITMAEIFGARDRFTQMAIAKEAGGLVAVGFGPVLAGIFCNMTGSWWPIAVMLIVYSLVGLFAAICMPEVKDRDLGDLEDAA
- a CDS encoding Zn-dependent oxidoreductase; this encodes MKSIVIKQPNDLVIEDRDIPQPASGEVRVKVKLAGICGSDSHIYRGHNPFARYPRVIGHEFFGIIDAVGEGVDGSRIGERVSVDPVVSCGHCYPCSIGRPNVCSSLVVLGVHRDGGFSDYAAVPAKNAYLIPDEIPDEFAVMVEPFTISANVTAQIKPTEQDVALIYGAGPMGLTSVQVLKGVYQVKEVIVVDRIPERLTMAQHCGATKVINNASLSLKDELDKLNIKPTLIIDAACHPAILQEAITIASPAARIAIMGFSNEPCHISQQGITSKELSIFSSRLNANKFPMVIEWLQQKKIDPAKLITHQFDYEQVVSAIEVFEKDQKSCCKVLLEFDE